In Rathayibacter sp. VKM Ac-2762, one DNA window encodes the following:
- a CDS encoding copper resistance CopC family protein: protein MTRRKALVAATAIGLLGSIAVAAPASAHNYLVSTTPAADSTVTEQPGTLVLTTNDDLLVLGTDGTAAALRVVGPDGLYYGDGCVSVVGPEASMPLELGAAGEYEVTWQVVSTDGHPVSGQYAFDWAPVDGTALADGSDSVPDCNGTVAVSGGQAESADEAQATSGSDPALLGDVLWIGGALAAVAAAIGVTLLVLRRRPRD, encoded by the coding sequence GTGACCCGTCGGAAGGCCCTCGTCGCCGCTACCGCGATCGGGCTGCTCGGTTCGATCGCGGTGGCGGCGCCCGCGAGCGCGCACAACTACCTCGTCTCGACGACTCCCGCTGCGGACTCGACCGTGACGGAGCAGCCGGGAACGCTGGTGCTGACGACGAACGACGACCTGCTCGTCCTCGGGACAGACGGAACGGCGGCGGCTCTGCGCGTCGTCGGGCCGGACGGGCTCTACTACGGCGACGGCTGCGTCAGCGTCGTCGGGCCGGAAGCGTCGATGCCGCTCGAGCTCGGCGCGGCGGGGGAGTACGAGGTGACCTGGCAGGTCGTGTCGACCGACGGGCACCCCGTGTCGGGCCAGTACGCGTTCGACTGGGCGCCGGTCGACGGGACCGCGCTCGCCGACGGGTCGGACTCGGTCCCGGACTGCAACGGCACCGTCGCGGTCTCAGGAGGACAGGCCGAGTCAGCCGACGAGGCGCAGGCGACGTCCGGATCGGACCCGGCACTCCTCGGGGACGTCCTGTGGATCGGCGGCGCTCTCGCCGCGGTCGCCGCCGCCATCGGAGTGACGCTCCTCGTGCTGCGACGGCGACCCCGCGACTGA